The Sinorhizobium fredii USDA 257 region ATCTCATCGCTGGGCTGCTTGACGATCCTCGTTTTCCCAAGGCGCGCATCCGTGCGCTTTGCCACAACCGCCTGCGTGCCGAAACAGACCGTGTCGAAGTGGTCCGCGGAACGATCGCCGAGCGCGACGTCGCCGCCCGGGCGCTCGCCGGGGTAACGCATGTCGTCCATCTCGCCACCTGCAAGGAAACTCCAGACAGCGTCATGGACGTAACGGTCAAGGGGTTGTTCTGGCTGCTCGAGGAATTCCGCGCCAGCGAGACCGCCCGCCAGTTCATCCTCATCGGCGGCGACGCCGGCGTCGGCCATTTCCACTATCGGCACGACGGGCCTGTCACCGAGGCGACGCCGCATCGGGCCTATCCGGGCTGCTACGCCCTGTCAAAGGTCCTCGAAGAGGTGATGCTGGAGCAGTATGGCATTCAGTACGGCCTCAACGGCTGCTGCCTGCGGGCGCCATGGATCATGGAGAAGGATGATCTCAGGTTTTCTCTGTCCTTCGGCGACGATGTGTTCGGCGGCCCGGTCTGGAAGGACCTCGTTCCGGAAGCCGACGCGAGACGCTATGCGATGGACGGCACGGTGCCGTTGCTGCTCGACGCCGACGGGCGACCGCTAAAGCGCAACTTCGTCCATGTCGACGATCTTGTCTCGGCGATACTGGCGGCGATCGATCATCCCCGGGCGGTTCGGCAACTCTTCAACATCTCGATGGATCGACCGGTCGATTATGGCGACGTCGCCGCCTACCTCGCCCGCACGCGCGGTCTTGGCTCCGTCAACATTCCGAGCCGCTTCC contains the following coding sequences:
- a CDS encoding NAD-dependent epimerase/dehydratase family protein, whose amino-acid sequence is MLILVTGATGKVGQHLIAGLLDDPRFPKARIRALCHNRLRAETDRVEVVRGTIAERDVAARALAGVTHVVHLATCKETPDSVMDVTVKGLFWLLEEFRASETARQFILIGGDAGVGHFHYRHDGPVTEATPHRAYPGCYALSKVLEEVMLEQYGIQYGLNGCCLRAPWIMEKDDLRFSLSFGDDVFGGPVWKDLVPEADARRYAMDGTVPLLLDADGRPLKRNFVHVDDLVSAILAAIDHPRAVRQLFNISMDRPVDYGDVAAYLARTRGLGSVNIPSRFHSNWMDNSKAKYLLGWQPGYDLEKLIDSAWQYERSEENPRIVWYPG